The Thermoanaerobaculia bacterium genome includes the window CCAGCCCGAGCTCCGCCGCGAGGGCGCGAATCCGTTCGTGGTTGCTGTCGATCAGCTCGCCGCCGAGCTCGCAGACCTGGCCCTCGGGGAAAGCGCCGGTGAGCGACCACATCCGCCCGCCGATGCGGTCCTGCGCCTCGTAGACCCGTGCCGTCACCCCCGCTTGCGCCAGCCGCCAGGCGCAGGTGAGGCCGGCGATGCCACCGCCGACGATCGCCACCTCGCGCCCGGTGCCGCCGAGCCTGCCCGGCAGGAGTGACCGCGCCCGCTCGCAACCGAGCGTCAGACCGGCTCCCGCGAGCGTCGCGCCGACCAGCACCTCCCGGCGCGTCGGGCCGCCGGCCCGGCGTGCGATCGCGAGCGCTTCACGCGCCGGGAGCCCCCGCTGGCGCGCGAACCTGGCGACAGCGAGGAGGCCTTGCAGACGAGAAAAAAGCGCGGTCTTTCCCATGGCGGCAGTCCTTCCTGTCCTAGAGGGAGGGGGCCGCACGCGGCACCCCGATCAGCCGGCGTAGAGCTCCACCTCTTCGGCCATGCGCTCGCCCATCCGGAGCGCCGTCGAGAGGTCGGGGTGACGCACGACGACGTAGCCGTCGCCGATCAGGGTCTGTTTCCAGTTGCGCCGCTGCGCACCGACCGGTGTCAGATCGACCTCGACGACGTAGCGGCCGAATTCGCCGAGCAACTTCTCGAGCCCGACGACGCGCTGGATGCGGCCTTCGCCGCGTGCCCGCTTGAAGGTGATGACGACGTTCCACTTGCGTTCGAAGCGGCGCTCGACACGCCCGAGGCAGGCGGCCTCCGCCCAGCCGACGTACGTATCGTTGTCGGTGCAGTAGTTCATGATGTCGACCGTGCGGGCGCCGGGTGGGCGGCCGCCGATCTCGCCGAAGACGACCTCGCCGTCGGCCTTCCTGTACCACTCCATGTGGGTGAACCCGGTCTCGAAGCCGAGCGCTTCGAGCACCTGGCGGCCCATTTTCCTGCCGCCGGCAAGATCGGGAACGTCCAACTCCCGCAGGCAGACCGTCTGCGGACTGATCCACTCGTTCTGGCGCTGGATGAGCGGCCGCGGCCGGTACCAGCAGACATTCTCGAAGTACATCCGGCCGCCGGCGCAGATCGTGTCGAAGGTGAAC containing:
- a CDS encoding ATP-grasp domain-containing protein; protein product: MTLNVLMLSPGYPAEMPYFTRGLSLVGARVIGLGDQPKEMLPPIAREHVAHHLQVRSLWDEPATVREMQRLARQIRIDRVECLWEPGMILAAKIREALNLPGMTVAQTLPFRDKEIMKQRLDAAGIRTPRHFRANTEDQVRDAAERIGYPVIVKPIAGAGSADTHRCDSRAELERALTLVKHVQEVSVEEFIEAEEFTFDTICAGGRMYFENVCWYRPRPLIQRQNEWISPQTVCLRELDVPDLAGGRKMGRQVLEALGFETGFTHMEWYRKADGEVVFGEIGGRPPGARTVDIMNYCTDNDTYVGWAEAACLGRVERRFERKWNVVITFKRARGEGRIQRVVGLEKLLGEFGRYVVEVDLTPVGAQRRNWKQTLIGDGYVVVRHPDLSTALRMGERMAEEVELYAG